TATACAAAAAGCTAAAAGAACTTTCTATTGAAACAAAGATGCCTCTAAACAAACTCCTCGACGAAGCAATTGAATATTTAATAAAAGAGAGAAAAAGTTAGCTTCTCTTTTATTCGCCATCCTTTGAGTTTCTTAATCGATCCAAATAAGCTTTATTCTCCAAATGCTTTACTATATACCCTTGTTCCGTCCGTTTAACAACCAATGTATAAGTTGCAACAAATGGTACGCCTGTATCTGGTTCTTTCAGTGTTACATCTGTTGTCACTACTTTCTCGGATTCAATTTGTCCTTCAAACACAGCCAAGTTGTTGAATTTAACGAATTCCATTGTTTGATTTAAGCCAGTGATGTTTTCTGGATTCTCAAATAAATAAGCCAACTTTTCTTTTGAATCATTTATATAAGAATCAAAAAAGGTCTCTAAGAACGATTTTATTTCTTTAGCTTCACTGTCATCCTTTTTAAGGCCATCTGTTTCTGAAAGGAAATTCGATGGATTATCCGCTTCCTCTACATAAGTAAAACTAGGTAACTCATATACGATGAATGATTCATTTACCTCATCATAATAAAGCTTTACGGCCAAAAACTTAACTTTCCTAGTTAGCTTCACAATCTCACTTTCTTCAACTGTCTTTTTCTCATCTTCAATGGCTCCTGCCGTTTTAGTAAAAATAGGACTAATCTTAAATGTAATGTGCGCCTGATTATCTCCGACATCCTCAATATTCTTTAAAAGAATACTATCCTTTTTTAATTCGGAGTTCCAAATAGGTGATGTCGTATCTGCAACAATATTGACGAGTTCATTTGGTAAGTAACGACTCATTAAAGCCTTACGCTTTTCCTTAGCATCTGAATCATATTCTCCAACATCTATCCAAGTAAAATATTTCTGGAGAAAGTCTTTTGAAAATTCAACTGCTTCTTCAGAGGTTGCTTTATTCATTCGGAACTCTACTTCATTAGTATTGGATTCACCTTTAGTTGAAACCGTATTAACTAGAAAGACACATAACATCATAATAAATAGAAACCAAAAGGAGAATACACCGAATCTTCTCGCCCGATATCCTCTTACCCTGTTATTCTTTTCAGCTTTTCTCGCTTCACTTTTCAATTTTTCATGTTCGTTCGCCTTTTTGAAAATCATTATAATTTTATTGATTTTGTCCTTTTTTTTATTTTTGCTGCTAATTTTTTTAACCATTTCATAACTCCTTTCTCAATAATCTTCAGAGATAAAGCACATTTTAGTGTGAATAAGGAAGTATCAAACTTTTTTTGAACTGCCAACTAAAATAACGATACTAATAATAATTAAGAATGTAATACCAGTTCCATACTCCATTATGGATAAATCATATAGATTTGTAATATGCATTTTAAACTCTTCCCACAGTGGAACTAATGATGGGAATTGTTCAAGAATAACGCTTCCAAGCATAGCAATTAAAAATATCATTAAGGCAATCATGAGAAGAAATTTCAACACCCAGAATCCTCCTTTTTAGAATGGACGAAAAGAAAAAACACATTTACCCAAACGACACATTATGATGAATACAAAAAGACAACCTTTACATTTTACAGTAAAGGTTGTCCTTCATAAGTTAAACATGTTACAAAAGTTAAATGGTTATAATACCAAGGTATCAACCCTTTTTGAGTATCTATAATCTCAATATACTCTTTATGTGTAATTATTTAATGTAAAACTATCACACTCTCAAACTTTTTGCAACTATTAATTTCAGAATATTTACATATATCTTTTTTCAACTTTTAATTCTGAGCAGTACATAATATGGTCACTTAGAATATCCAATTTTCTATCTATATTCTTAGTAAATTCGAAAGCAGTTTGTAGTAATAGATACTCAGAATCATCTTCATTTAATTTTTTAGATAGTAACATCAAAACTTCCGTTAGAATATTATTTTTTTCTTGAATTTTTACAGTATTTAAAGCTAATTCTTGTAGTGATGAACTTAACTCCACATATAAATTATTTAATTGGTGATTCTGTTTTGTCATTTTCATCTCTCCTTAAAAATGTACTGTCTTTATTATATACTGTTGTCCATTTTCATCTAAAACTCTAACAACCCAATTTAATAAAACTATGATTTTCAAGTATATTATTCAATATTTTAATTAGTACTATTCATTTAGGTATATTCCTTCATAGTCTATATCTTTTGGAAAGGTTTTAAACATT
This DNA window, taken from Lysinibacillus sp. FSL M8-0337, encodes the following:
- a CDS encoding ribbon-helix-helix domain-containing protein, giving the protein MKDKAPKSRTAISNTIDNELYKKLKELSIETKMPLNKLLDEAIEYLIKERKS
- a CDS encoding conjugal transfer protein; the protein is MVKKISSKNKKKDKINKIIMIFKKANEHEKLKSEARKAEKNNRVRGYRARRFGVFSFWFLFIMMLCVFLVNTVSTKGESNTNEVEFRMNKATSEEAVEFSKDFLQKYFTWIDVGEYDSDAKEKRKALMSRYLPNELVNIVADTTSPIWNSELKKDSILLKNIEDVGDNQAHITFKISPIFTKTAGAIEDEKKTVEESEIVKLTRKVKFLAVKLYYDEVNESFIVYELPSFTYVEEADNPSNFLSETDGLKKDDSEAKEIKSFLETFFDSYINDSKEKLAYLFENPENITGLNQTMEFVKFNNLAVFEGQIESEKVVTTDVTLKEPDTGVPFVATYTLVVKRTEQGYIVKHLENKAYLDRLRNSKDGE